In the genome of Pseudorca crassidens isolate mPseCra1 chromosome 12, mPseCra1.hap1, whole genome shotgun sequence, one region contains:
- the LOC137204099 gene encoding dynactin-associated protein-like, with protein MDRKCGKYVVMEQSGNQPMNIGGTTVPFPNLGNDEAQSSACKFATSIDVTGDAGPNLNDICINRGTLGLPNFPNRESQHFQVTRNLFSGWSLWKIFLACLLASVITVAIGVLIVSLVYNGKNNNAPIFIQLTQNQGTISLTETSSSASSETTVATSTTDSTTTSSTMTTITEHTSTEPTSIPTTDSTETTIATDATSTEKTITNTTEGMTKTATTASTTSTETMTTTVATTTPQPTTTTTAGTTTKAETTTDN; from the exons CCATTCCCGAACCTTGGAAACGATGAAGCTCAGAGTTCAGCCTGTAAGTTTGCAACATCAATTGATGTAACTGGTGATGCTGGTCCCAATTTAAATGACATCTGCATCAACAGAGGGACCCTTGGACTTCCAAATTTTCCAAACAGAGAATCCCAACATTTTCAG GTGACACGAAATTTGTTTAGTGGCTGGTCTCTGTGGAAAATATTCCTGGCTTGTCTCTTAGCTTCTGTGATAACAGTGGCAATTGGAGTACTCATAGTGTCTCTGGTgtataatgggaaaaataataatgccCCCATTTTTATACAACTTACTCAAAACCAGGGGACAATCTCATTGACTGAAACAAGCTCATCTGCTAGTTCCGAAACTACAGTTGCCACTAGCACAACAGATTCTACCACAACATCCAGTACCATGACTACCATCACTGAGCACACTTCAACGGAACCTACAAGTATACCAACCACTGATTCCACAGAAACCACAATTGCAACAGACGCCACTTCAACTGAAAAAACGATCACAAATACAACTGAGGGTATGACCAAAACAGCCACCACTGCTTCCACCACTTCTACTGAGACTATGACTACCACAGTTGCCACCACCACACCTCAACCAACTACCACGACAACGGCCGGCACTACCACTAAGGCTGAAACCACAACAGACAACTGA